The Vulpes lagopus strain Blue_001 chromosome 6, ASM1834538v1, whole genome shotgun sequence genome has a segment encoding these proteins:
- the LOC121493152 gene encoding prefoldin subunit 6-like, whose translation MAELIQKKLQGEVEKYQQLQKDLSKSMSGRQKLEAQLIENNIVKEELALLDGSNVVFKLLGPVLVKQELGEARATVGKRLDYITAEIKRYESQLRDLERQSEQQRETLAQLQQEFQRAQAAKAGGSGKA comes from the coding sequence ATGGCTGAGCTAATCCAGAAGAAGCTACAGGGAGAAGTGGAGAAATATCAGCAGCTACAGAAGGACTTGAGTAAATCCATGTCGGGGAGACAGAAGCTTGAGGCGCagctaatagaaaataatatcgTGAAGGAGGAGCTGGCCCTGCTAGATGGATCCAACGTGGTCTTTAAACTTCTGGGCCCTGTGCTGGTCAAACAGGAGCTGGGAGAGGCTCGTGCCACAGTGGGGAAGAGGCTGGACTATATCACAGCTGAAATTAAGCGATACGAATCCCAGCTCCGGGACCTTGAGCGGCAGTCAGAGCAACAGAGGGAGACCCTGGCTCAGCTGCAGCAGGAGTTCCAGAGGGCCCAGGCAGCCAAGGCAGGGGGTTCTGGGAAGGCCTGA